A region of Procambarus clarkii isolate CNS0578487 chromosome 22, FALCON_Pclarkii_2.0, whole genome shotgun sequence DNA encodes the following proteins:
- the LOC123759324 gene encoding uncharacterized protein: MDEVFGNSSSETVMEADLSRVLANINQDIADLQMHRDFQHSHKATNLQQQKLLHQQQTIIHQQQQQTIIHQQQQQSTTTNMAHIVNRAGTKIYVTVAPVTSPRREDPSHFGDPVKLTPRNAVAHVPVITSVGKRVEEGHVQQRRFLPGDGNGALRHTQSAVVTRVCFNQTPRPRALSTGASTHHLQETRYRSHYQQPYQQQQHPQQYEHSYVNLHLPQQQAQPEHLFVRPLSSYDNIPGCSTQLPQPCTPLPVQSAPPVLQSTLVVPSCVVSSIPQTAVPQYMNVPLPQKEPAKTQVGGGSSSAPSTPRGGGSGSQRLHHSYIELWSGVHEERDSLSDSECEELKRSFQEPNASSHRPSQGYVEMSSPYIKSPQVTSPFNGSVLADLATKLASYAGHQPRNIFCPFCPRYFGYEKSLGSHIHKLHKDELNSMVENRCGDIQLQFCPICQAQFFNTSVLPKHLIDFHRASVIEILEKNNCIMSDAVGIQCPFCIKKVPHGKTGEQVLLYHMQQLHLSDYEDIIKAKFRPYNGTSQESLKSISSGDVSQLAPFQPKVTSTPGLSNKLGTMALSTDARRSVEALNLDATWSSHCRSFRSPMPPPQPPPKDYQQIQPQQETRQEETQSDKQLPSSTSKGILRHQSGLSRKPSVKRELRFSVPPVTSEEVFVPESPEQSTLERLTDEMQQQLQQQQNLHQQPQQQQQEHDNGSKRIIPIRVDSLSAADFMDLNEKAGGQRKRRRLGLGLRSRKSFKKRNKENIGEREISTIVASASKIVDGAKRCITEGHHVAKSDVVPTPATRTFRRPKPVPVPRVPELPPPPPSTIQATVGENGGSVVQLQDPITSIDKEENGSDASPFTNLKLYSPLRMFRCNTCRVKFCDNESLSGHIGTRHKGLLYLLRPQYGCGVCSAKFFENKYLVKHCLQHHTSLLEIRSPRKHKITIYRFTQD; this comes from the coding sequence ATGGACGAGGTCTTCGGGAACAGCAGCAGCGAGACAGTCATGGAGGCTGACCTCTCCAGGGTACTTGCTAACATTAACCAGGACATAGCCGATCTCCAAATGCACAGGGACTTCCAacactcacacaaggccaccaacCTCCAACAGCAAAAGCTCCTTCACCAACAGCAGACAATCattcaccaacagcagcagcagacaatcatccaccaacagcagcaacagagcaCAACTACCAATATGGCGCACATTGTCAACAGAGCTGGAACAAAAATTTACGTTACCGTAGCACCTGTCACATCGCCGCGACGAGAAGATCCATCACACTTCGGTGACCCAGTGAAGCTAACGCCCAGGAATGCTGTGGCACACGTCCCTGTCATCACTAGTGTGGGGAAGCGAGTAGAGGAAGGACACGTGCAACAGAGGAGGTTCCTGCCGGGGGATGGGAACGGGGCCCTTAGACACACCCAGTCGGCCGTGGTGACTCGAGTGTGCTTCAACCAAACACCGCGACCCAGAGCCCTCAGCACAGGTGCCTCTACACACCACCTGCAGGAGACCAGGTATCGGAGTCACTACCAGCAGccttatcaacaacaacaacatcctcaaCAATATGAACACAGTTATGTTAATCTGCACTTACCTCAGCAGCAGGCACAGCCCGAACACCTGTTTGTTCGTCCATTGTCATCATATGACAACATTCCAGGTTGCTCAACACAGTTACCTCAGCCGTGCACGCCCTTGCCTGTACAGTCTGCTCCACCAGTGTTACAGTCCACACTAGTTGTCCCTTCCTGTGTAGTGTCGTCGATACCCCAAACAGCTGTGCCACAATACATGAATGTTCCTCTTCCTCAGAAGGAACCTGCCAAGACTCAGGTAGGCGGAGGCAGCAGCAGTGCTCCGTCAACCCCCAGGGGTGGAGGCAGTGGGTCTCAGCGCCTTCACCACAGCTACATTGAGCTGTGGTCTGGTGTCCATGAAGAGCGGGACTCTCTCAGCGATAGTGAGTGTGAGGAGCTGAAGCGTTCGTTCCAGGAGCCAAACGCTTCGTCACATCGACCTTCTCAAGGTTATGTTGAGATGAGTTCTCCATATATTAAGAGTCCCCAGGTGACTAGTCCCTTTAATGGCTCAGTACTGGCTGATTTAGCGACAAAGTTGGCCTCATACGCTGGTCACCAGCCAAGAAACATATTTTGTCCCTTCTGTCCACGCTACTTTGGCTACGAGAAAAGCCTAGGAAGCCACATACACAAGTTACATAAAGATGAGCTGAACTCAATGGTTGAAAATCGTTGTGGTGATATACAGCTTCAGTTTTGCCCCATCTGTCAAGCACAGTTCTTTAACACATCTGTTCTTCCAAAGCATCTTATTGATTTCCACAGGGCGTCTGTTATCGAGATACTTGAGAAGAACAATTGCATTATGTCTGACGCTGTAGGAATTCAGTGTCCCTTCTGCATTAAGAAGGTTCCTCATGGCAAGACCGGGGAGCAAGTGCTTCTGTACCACATGCAGCAGCTGCATCTCTCGGACTATGAAGACATTATTAAGGCTAAGTTCCGACCCTACAACGGGACCAGCCAGGAATCTTTAAAAAGTATATCATCTGGAGATGTCTCTCAACTAGCACCCTTTCAGCCCAAGGTCACCTCTACACCTGGCTTGAGTAATAAATTAGGCACCATGGCCCTCTCCACAGATGCAAGGCGAAGCGTAGAGGCACTTAATTTGGATGCAACATGGTCCTCGCACTGCAGGTCATTCAGGTCTCCAATGCCGCCGCCTCAGCCGCCACCTAAGGATTACCAGCAGATACAGCCACAGCAGGAAACTCGGCAAGAAGAAACACAATCAGATAAACAGTTACCATCGTCCACAAGTAAAGGAATATTGCGCCACCAAAGTGGGCTGAGCAGAAAGCCAAGTGTCAAACGGGAATTACGCTTCAGTGTACCTCCCGTTACCAGCGAAGAGGTGTTTGTTCCAGAATCGCCAGAACAGTCAACTCTTGAACGTTTGACTGATGAAATGCAACAacagctacagcagcagcagaatttacaccaacaaccacagcaacagcagcaagaacACGATAATGGCTCTAAAAGAATAATTCCTATTCGCGTTGATAGTTTGTCTGCGGCAGATTTCATGGACCTGAACGAGAAGGCAGGTGGACAGCGCAAGAGACGGCGGCTTGGTCTTGGACTTCGCTCTAGGAAGTCCTTCAAAAAGAGAAACAAAGAGAATATTGGAGAGCGTGAAATAAGCACTATAGTAGCAAGCGCCAGTAAGATAGTGGATGGTGCCAAGAGATGCATCACAGAAGGCCATCACGTTGCCAAGAGTGATGTTGTACCCACTCCAGCCACAAGAACTTTCCGCCGACCCAAGCCCGTACCTGTTCCACGTGTTCCTGAgctcccgccaccaccaccttccacaaTCCAGGCAACTGTGGGTGAAAATGGCGGGAGTGTTGTTCAGCTCCAGGACCCTATTACCTCCATAGACAAGGAAGAGAATGGCTCCGATGCATCACCTTTCACAAACCTGAAGCTATACTCCCCATTACGTATGTTTCGCTGTAACACTTGCAGAGTGAAGTTTTGTGACAACGAGTCTCTGAGTGGACACATCGGGACCCGGCATAAAGGCTTGCTGTACCTCTTGCGACCGCAgtatgggtgtggtgtgtgttctGCAAAGTTTTTTGAGAATAAGTACCTGGTGAAGCACTGTCTGCAGCACCACACCTCTTTGCTAGAGATCCGTAGTCCGCGCAAACACAAAATCACTATTTACAGATTCACGCAAGACTAA